One genomic segment of Pseudomonadota bacterium includes these proteins:
- a CDS encoding AAA family ATPase codes for MSKLKKALEKAKEARQQESAPTVTVTISENNSDSTAQQQLKQPESSQSSVQTRVSPCDPQRLHNNKIIFDCQARKAGDQVKILRTRILDHFKEIRGNSLLLTSPTAGTGTTLTAINLALSMAQEINRTVLLVDADLRHPSIHRYFGLSAERGLSDYLLGKADLPELLINPGFDNLTILPGGKPLTNSTELLGAPQMKSLVREMKTRYADRYLIFDSSPLLTCADALVFSSFIDSIMLVVEMEKSSRGEIKQAMELLQDKPVLGSIMNKVIN; via the coding sequence ATGAGTAAACTTAAGAAAGCCTTAGAAAAAGCAAAAGAAGCCCGGCAACAGGAGTCTGCCCCTACAGTAACGGTTACGATAAGTGAAAACAACTCCGACAGCACGGCACAACAACAGCTTAAACAACCAGAGAGCAGTCAATCCTCTGTCCAAACCCGGGTATCCCCCTGTGATCCACAACGGCTACACAATAATAAAATAATTTTCGATTGCCAGGCCCGGAAAGCAGGAGATCAGGTAAAAATTCTCCGCACCCGGATATTGGATCATTTCAAGGAAATCCGGGGCAACAGCCTGCTGCTCACCAGTCCTACCGCCGGCACCGGAACAACCCTCACGGCTATCAATCTGGCTTTAAGCATGGCCCAGGAAATCAACCGCACCGTCCTGCTGGTGGATGCTGATCTTCGACACCCTTCTATTCATCGCTATTTTGGTCTGAGCGCTGAGCGGGGACTTTCCGATTACCTGCTTGGCAAAGCCGATCTCCCTGAACTGCTGATCAATCCCGGTTTTGACAACTTGACTATCCTGCCGGGAGGAAAACCATTAACCAATTCTACCGAACTTCTTGGCGCCCCGCAGATGAAATCTCTGGTCAGAGAAATGAAAACCCGTTATGCTGATCGTTATCTGATATTCGACAGCTCACCACTGCTTACCTGTGCCGATGCCCTGGTTTTTTCAAGTTTCATTGACAGCATTATGCTGGTAGTTGAAATGGAAAAGAGCAGCCGTGGGGAAATCAAACAAGCAATGGAATTACTACAGGACAAACCGGTATTAGGC